Part of the Armatimonadota bacterium genome is shown below.
GCGCACTCCACCAGCGGCAGGCCCACGTTGCAGGCGTTGCGGTGGAAGATCCCGGCGAAGGAGCGCGCCACCACCGCCCCGACCCCGAGCCCCTTGATGGCGATGGGCGCGTGCTCGCGGCTGCTCCCCTGGCCGAAGTTCTGGCCGGCCACCAGGATGTCGCCCGGCCGGATGCGCTCCCGCAGCGTGGGGTCCAGGTCCTCGAAGCAGTGGCGGGCCAGCTCGCCGGGGTCGGTGGTGACCAGGTAGCGCGCCGGGATGATGCCGTCGGTGTCGACGTGGTCGCCGAGGAGGTGGGCGCGTCCGCGCAGCTGCATCACCCGCGCCCCCCTCAGGCCGGGACCAGGTCGCGCACGACGTCGGCGGGGTGCACCAGACGCCCCGCCACGGCCGCCGCCGCCGCCACTGCCGGGTTGGCCAGGTAGACGCGGCTCTGGCGGTGGCCCATGCGGCCCACGAAGTTCCGGCTGCTGGTGGAGACGCACACCTCGCCGTCCGCCAGCACGCCCATGTGGCCGCCGATGCAGGGCCCGCACGTGGACGTGCTCACCGCCGCCCCGGCGTCGAGGAAGGCCTGGAGCAGCCCCTCCGCGAGCGCCTGCCGGTAGACCGCGGGGGTGGCCGGGATGACCAGCAGGCGCGTCTCCGGGTGGACGCGGCGGCCGGCCAGCACCCGTGCGGCCAGGCGCAGGTCCTCCAGCCGTCCGTTGGTGCAGGTGCCGATGAAGACCTGGTCCACGCGCACGCCCGCCACCTCGCGCACGGGGACCACGTTGCCGGGCGACGCCGGGACCGCCACCACCGGCTCCAGCGTCGAGACGTCGTAGGTGCGCACCCCGGCCACGCGCGCGTCCGGGTCGCTGCGGTAGACGGTCCAGGGGCGGCGGGCGCGGGGGCGCACCCAGGCCAGCACCGTCTCGTCGGCCTCCATGATGCCGTTCATGGCGCCCGCCTCGACCGCCATGTTGGTGATGGAGAAGCGCTCGTCCATGGTCAGGTCCTGCAACGCCTCCCCCACGAACTCCATGGCCCCGTAGCGCCCGCCGTCCACGCCGATGTCGCCGATGACGTGCAGGATCAGGTCCTTGCCGGTCACCCAGGGCCGCAGGCGGCCGCGGAACTCGTAGCGCACGGTCTCCGGCACGCGCATCCACAGGCGCCCCAGGGCCATGGCCGCGGCCAGGTCGGAGGAGCCCACCCCGGTGGCGAAGGCGCCGAGCGCCCCGTGGTTGCAGCTGTGGGAGTCGGCGCCGAAGAAGACGTCTCCCGGAACGACGAACCCCTCCTCGGCCAGCAGGACGTGGGCGATGCCGGATCGGCCCACGTCGTAGAAGTGCGGCAGGTGGTGGCGGCGGGCGAACTCGCGGGCGATGCGGCACTGCTCCGCCGAGGCGATGTCCTTCGCCGGCACGTAGTGGTCGAAGACGATGGCGACCCGCTCGGGGTCGAAGACGCGCCGGGCCCCCATGCGCTCGAACTCGCGGATGGCCAGCGGGGCAGTGATGTCGTTGGCGAAGACGAAGTCCGCCCGCACCTCGATGACCTCTCCGGGGGTCACCCGCGGGACACCCGCGTGGGCCGCCAGGATCTGCTCGGTCAGCGTCATCCCCACCACTGCGCTTTCCCCGGGCCTGACGGCGCCCCCGCCGCCGGCGTCGGCACGAGGGCCCGCAGGTCCTCGGCGGTGATGTACTTGCGCGCCTCCGCCAGCGCCTTGAACGCCTGGAAGGCCGCCTCCAGCGCCGCCTCGTCGAGGCGGATCCCCTGCGCCTCCAGCGCGTGCTGCAGGGCGTGACGCCCGGAGTGGCGCCCCAGCACGAGGCGTCCCTCCGCCCCCACGTCGGCCGGGCGCATGATCTCGTAGGTGGCGGGGTGGCGCAGCACGCCGTGCTGGTGGATCCCGGCCTCGTGGGCGAAGGCGT
Proteins encoded:
- a CDS encoding 3-isopropylmalate dehydratase large subunit, whose product is MGMTLTEQILAAHAGVPRVTPGEVIEVRADFVFANDITAPLAIREFERMGARRVFDPERVAIVFDHYVPAKDIASAEQCRIAREFARRHHLPHFYDVGRSGIAHVLLAEEGFVVPGDVFFGADSHSCNHGALGAFATGVGSSDLAAAMALGRLWMRVPETVRYEFRGRLRPWVTGKDLILHVIGDIGVDGGRYGAMEFVGEALQDLTMDERFSITNMAVEAGAMNGIMEADETVLAWVRPRARRPWTVYRSDPDARVAGVRTYDVSTLEPVVAVPASPGNVVPVREVAGVRVDQVFIGTCTNGRLEDLRLAARVLAGRRVHPETRLLVIPATPAVYRQALAEGLLQAFLDAGAAVSTSTCGPCIGGHMGVLADGEVCVSTSSRNFVGRMGHRQSRVYLANPAVAAAAAVAGRLVHPADVVRDLVPA
- a CDS encoding 3-isopropylmalate dehydratase small subunit, whose amino-acid sequence is MQLRGRAHLLGDHVDTDGIIPARYLVTTDPGELARHCFEDLDPTLRERIRPGDILVAGQNFGQGSSREHAPIAIKGLGVGAVVARSFAGIFHRNACNVGLPLVECAEARDRVRDGDEVEVDLTAGWVVNHTRGERYAITPLPPFMRYLLQSGGIVEYVRAALAAAEAGGAAP